In Chloroflexota bacterium, the genomic window CTCCTCCGGGAAATTGATGGTGAACCCGATGGCGAGCGCGGTGGCGACGGACATCATCTGCTCGCCGATCCACGCCAGCGGCAGGAAGGAGACGAACTCGTCGGTGGGCCGCCGCGGGTCCACCGAATGCAGGCTCATCGCCATCGTCAGGAGATTGGCGAAGGTGAGCATCGCTCCCTTCGGCGACCCGGTGGTGCCCGAGGTGTAGCAGATGATCGCCAGGTCGCCGCCTTCGCCTCGCGCGATGTTGCGTGCGAACAGGTCCGGGTCCTTCGCGTGCAGCTCGCGGCCGCGCTTCTCCACCTCGTCGAAGGAGAGCAGCTTCTCGTGCTTGTAGCGGCGCAGCCCGCGCGGGTCGGAGTAGATCACGTGCGTGACCTTGGGGAGCTGCTCGATCATCCCCAGGATCTTGTCGACCTGCTCCTGGTCCTCGGCGATGACGAACTTCGCGTCGCAGTGGTCGATGACGAACGCCACTTCGGTGAGGTTGGAGTCCTGGTAGATCCCCACCGACGCCGCCCCCGCCGATTGCGCCGCCAGCTCCGAGATCACCCACTCGGGCCGGTTGTCGCCGACGATCGCCACCTTCCCGCCGCGCTGCAGCCCGAGCGCGACCAGCCCGAGGGAAAACTCGCGCACCCGCTCGCCGTAGCGCCGCCAGCTCGTCTCCCGCCAGATCCCGAGGTCCTTCTCCCGGAGCGCCGCCCGATCGCCGAACTGCTCCGCGTTCTCCAGCAGGAGCTTCGGGAACGTGTCGCGCCGCGCCTGGACGGGCGCGGGCTCGGGCCGCTGCAGGGCGAGGCTCGTCCTCATGCGGCGTGGCCCCCGAGGTACGCAGCCTGGACTTCGGTGTTGCCCTGCACCGCCTCCGGCGCGCCGTCCGCGATCTTCTGGCCGAAGTTGAGCACCACCACGCGGTGCGAGAGGTCCATCACCACGCCCATGTCGTGCTCGATCATCAGCACGGTGGTTCCCCGCTCCTCGTTGATCTCGAGGATGTAGCGGGCCATGTCCTCCTTCTCCTCCGCGTTCATTCCCGCCATCGGCTCGTCGAGGAGGAGCAGGCGGGGATCGAGAGCGAGCGCGCGGCCGAGCTCGACGCGCTTCTGCAGCCCGTAGGCGAGGGTGTGCACCACCTGCTTGCGGTACGGCTGGATCTCGAGGAAGTCGATGATCTCCTCGACGCGCTCGCGCTCGCGGATCTCCTCCTTCTGCCCGCGGCCCCAGTACACGCCGCCGGTGAACGTGCCGGTCTTCTGGTGCACGTGCCGGCCGATGAGGAGGTTGTCGAGGACCGTCATGCCCCGGAACAGCGCGATGTTCTGGAAGGTTCGTGCGACTCCGAGGCGGGTGCGCGCGGCGGGCCCCATCCGGGTCACGTCGGCGCCGTCGAAGACGATGCGGCCGCGCTGGGGGCGATAGACGCCGCTGATGCAGTTCAACAGGCTGGTCTTGCCCGCGCCGTTCGGGCCGATGATCGCGCTGAGCGCGCCCTCGGCGACGGAGAAGCTCACGTCGGAGAGGGCGGTGACGCCGCCGAAACGCAAAACGAGGGCGGTGACGTCTAGGAGGGGGGAGGACATCCGACCAAAGACTACAATTTTGCGGTGCGGAGCGAAACTGACGGAGGGCGACCTGGTGCCGCAGGCGAGCGGGACTCGCGCCGTTCGGCTTTGGCGGCTCGCGTCGAGGTGTGTGGTTTCGTTCGCGGTTTGGCCTGCACCAGCCGGTCCGCTCCAGTACGCCGGCACGAATCGTGATGAGGCCACTGTCGGATGACGGCGGCCTCCCCAAGGAGCGCCCTCACGCCGCGAAGGCGATCTGCACACACTTTGAAGACGGGCGTTTTCGCCGCCGCCTGACGCCGCTCAGCGCCTCTGCCGGAGTCCCATCCCGGGACTTCCTCCTCGCTGCACCCAGCCCACCGGCGCGAGCGACTCACCGGGG contains:
- a CDS encoding ABC transporter ATP-binding protein, which codes for MSSPLLDVTALVLRFGGVTALSDVSFSVAEGALSAIIGPNGAGKTSLLNCISGVYRPQRGRIVFDGADVTRMGPAARTRLGVARTFQNIALFRGMTVLDNLLIGRHVHQKTGTFTGGVYWGRGQKEEIRERERVEEIIDFLEIQPYRKQVVHTLAYGLQKRVELGRALALDPRLLLLDEPMAGMNAEEKEDMARYILEINEERGTTVLMIEHDMGVVMDLSHRVVVLNFGQKIADGAPEAVQGNTEVQAAYLGGHAA
- a CDS encoding AMP-binding protein, producing MRTSLALQRPEPAPVQARRDTFPKLLLENAEQFGDRAALREKDLGIWRETSWRRYGERVREFSLGLVALGLQRGGKVAIVGDNRPEWVISELAAQSAGAASVGIYQDSNLTEVAFVIDHCDAKFVIAEDQEQVDKILGMIEQLPKVTHVIYSDPRGLRRYKHEKLLSFDEVEKRGRELHAKDPDLFARNIARGEGGDLAIICYTSGTTGSPKGAMLTFANLLTMAMSLHSVDPRRPTDEFVSFLPLAWIGEQMMSVATALAIGFTINFPEEPETALHDIREIGPNVMFAPPRIWEGLNSTVQVKIMDTTPLKRFLFERLMPIGHKVADLRLATGKVPPLWRVLYFFADWLLYRPLKDRLGLSNLRSGTTGGAAL